Proteins from a genomic interval of Nitrospirota bacterium:
- a CDS encoding methylglyoxal synthase, with amino-acid sequence MMAEQKTIAIVAHDNKKQDLLAWATFNREALAGHHLIATGTTGKLLATELGLPVIRLQSGPLGGDQQIGAKISEGEIDVLIFFWDPLEPHPHDPDVKALLRIAVVWNIPIACNRASADFLISSSLMPQEYQRLVPDYDGHRNRPVHLDAA; translated from the coding sequence ATGATGGCCGAGCAGAAGACGATTGCTATCGTGGCGCATGACAATAAGAAGCAGGATCTGCTGGCCTGGGCCACGTTCAATCGTGAGGCGCTCGCGGGCCATCACCTCATTGCGACCGGGACGACCGGAAAACTGCTCGCGACGGAACTGGGCCTGCCGGTGATTCGGCTCCAAAGCGGACCGTTGGGAGGGGATCAGCAGATCGGAGCCAAGATCAGTGAAGGCGAGATCGACGTCTTGATCTTTTTCTGGGACCCGCTGGAACCGCACCCGCATGACCCTGACGTGAAAGCGCTGTTGCGGATTGCCGTGGTGTGGAATATTCCCATCGCCTGCAACCGGGCGTCGGCGGACTTTCTGATCTCATCTTCTCTCATGCCGCAAGAATATCAGCGCCTCGTCCCGGACTATGACGGTCATCGCAATCGGCCTGTCCATCTGGATGCGGCGTAG
- a CDS encoding DUF839 domain-containing protein, producing the protein MAKLRKRMMKWGLSAAQVGLAAIIMVGPGISAQASEFDGFDGLDFGTLVQRGLEHSSSVWFGVGRPLKDSAAPTTGDYRTPTQKASDQVLLAEGLKAEYVTRTAANNADMFAFWPSDESPTHLIFCIEGGRQDLGTFLPGGLIKKFNPAVQRIKLSDGSVETILRGTISCDGIRRTPWQTILATEEASDGGAYEIINPMNVTNHTITDRTLGSIVDENGLPSTSIVKRMALPKMAWEGLGITPEGVVYAGDELRPGTPANADGGAMFKFIPAIPRTASGPIGTLSESPLTAGNVFALQISCQTTTQQFGQGCEIGNGAWISVSAANARTDANTAGATGYYRPEDLERDPDFAGPGTRFCWTDTGLEEGGNYGEVMCAVDSAPLVADPAQRTVVVNRFVEGNPDMNQPDNFAFQPKTGNHYVIEDHPNGDIFACLPDGSDRDIKTDGCVKILSVKDTSAEPTGFKFSGDGRTAYLSIQHSNDGLMTKFDDYATDDIIKITGFKIPFRFQH; encoded by the coding sequence ATGGCAAAACTCAGAAAGCGAATGATGAAATGGGGGCTGTCGGCGGCCCAGGTCGGCCTGGCTGCGATCATCATGGTAGGGCCAGGGATATCGGCGCAAGCGAGCGAGTTCGATGGGTTTGACGGATTGGACTTCGGGACCCTTGTCCAGCGCGGCCTCGAACATTCTTCTTCTGTCTGGTTCGGAGTCGGGAGACCACTAAAAGATTCCGCGGCTCCGACAACTGGTGATTATCGGACACCGACTCAAAAGGCCTCTGACCAAGTGCTTCTCGCCGAGGGTCTGAAAGCCGAGTATGTGACTCGAACTGCCGCCAACAATGCGGATATGTTTGCGTTCTGGCCCTCCGACGAGAGTCCGACTCACCTCATATTTTGCATCGAAGGTGGTCGACAGGATCTCGGCACGTTTCTGCCAGGCGGTTTGATCAAGAAGTTCAATCCTGCTGTGCAACGTATCAAGCTGTCGGATGGTTCGGTGGAGACGATCCTCCGCGGTACGATTTCCTGTGACGGCATTCGCCGGACTCCGTGGCAGACGATTCTGGCGACCGAAGAAGCCAGCGACGGCGGAGCCTATGAGATTATCAACCCGATGAATGTGACGAACCATACCATCACCGATCGTACACTGGGTTCCATCGTCGATGAGAACGGATTACCCTCCACCTCGATTGTGAAGCGAATGGCATTACCGAAAATGGCATGGGAAGGGCTCGGCATCACGCCAGAAGGCGTTGTCTATGCCGGAGATGAATTGCGGCCTGGCACCCCTGCCAATGCCGACGGCGGCGCGATGTTCAAGTTCATTCCGGCCATCCCCAGGACGGCCAGCGGCCCCATCGGAACACTTTCCGAGTCCCCGCTGACTGCCGGTAACGTCTTCGCACTTCAGATTTCCTGCCAAACCACGACACAGCAATTCGGTCAAGGGTGCGAAATCGGCAACGGTGCCTGGATTAGCGTCAGCGCGGCAAATGCCAGGACCGATGCCAATACAGCTGGTGCAACTGGGTACTATCGTCCGGAAGATTTGGAGCGCGATCCCGACTTTGCCGGTCCCGGTACTCGATTTTGTTGGACCGATACCGGCCTCGAAGAGGGCGGCAACTATGGCGAAGTCATGTGCGCCGTTGACTCCGCGCCCCTCGTGGCCGATCCGGCACAGCGGACAGTGGTCGTGAACCGGTTTGTCGAAGGCAATCCCGATATGAACCAGCCGGACAATTTTGCGTTTCAACCGAAGACAGGCAATCACTATGTGATCGAGGATCACCCGAACGGGGACATCTTTGCCTGCCTGCCGGATGGCTCGGACCGAGACATCAAGACGGACGGTTGCGTGAAGATTCTGTCGGTGAAAGACACCTCTGCCGAGCCGACCGGCTTCAAGTTTTCAGGTGACGGTAGAACGGCGTACCTGTCGATTCAGCACAGCAACGACGGCTTGATGACGAAGTTCGACGATTATGCGACGGACGACATTATCAAGATCACCGGGTTTAAGATTCCGTTCCGGTTTCAACACTGA
- a CDS encoding DUF3473 domain-containing protein, translated as MQGIDQRPHHILTFDLEEHFHASRFDSPMRRRSWATSQSRVHVSIERILELLGHRSTKATFFSLGWLAEQYPAIIRAVSAAGHEIACLGYGHELVAAQTPQRFREDIRRAKDILEDVTGHQVVGYRAPSLSITAHTPWALPIVAEEGFLYDSSVLPIRHDLAGIPGASPWIHRLTLEGIRLWEIPPSTMNLGGFRKAIGSGGYLRAFRYPILKSLLSRIEALNEPIVLSMRTWEIDAAQPRMRGTVFSEFCHYFNLEKTAGRLDLLLTDFQFGPACKVVLAIRDQVQSAPVRTALNSEPCDSQEESPLLTTV; from the coding sequence ATGCAGGGTATCGACCAACGACCGCACCATATTCTCACCTTCGATCTCGAGGAGCATTTCCATGCGTCTCGGTTCGACTCCCCTATGCGGAGGCGCTCCTGGGCAACATCTCAGAGCCGGGTCCACGTAAGCATCGAGCGAATCCTCGAGTTGCTGGGTCACCGCTCAACGAAAGCGACGTTCTTTTCGCTCGGGTGGTTGGCCGAACAATACCCCGCAATCATTCGCGCAGTTTCGGCCGCCGGCCACGAGATTGCCTGTCTCGGGTATGGGCATGAATTGGTCGCCGCACAAACTCCGCAGCGTTTTCGAGAGGATATTCGTCGAGCCAAAGATATTCTGGAGGATGTCACCGGGCACCAGGTCGTCGGATATCGCGCACCAAGCCTGAGCATCACCGCGCACACACCCTGGGCTCTGCCGATCGTGGCCGAAGAAGGATTTCTGTACGATAGCAGCGTGCTTCCCATCCGCCATGACCTGGCAGGGATACCAGGAGCAAGCCCATGGATCCATAGGCTTACGTTGGAAGGCATCCGTCTCTGGGAAATCCCACCCTCCACCATGAACCTTGGAGGATTCCGCAAGGCGATAGGCAGTGGCGGATATCTCAGAGCGTTCAGGTATCCGATATTGAAATCCCTCCTCTCTCGAATCGAAGCGCTCAACGAACCGATCGTGCTCTCCATGCGGACCTGGGAGATCGATGCCGCACAACCGCGCATGCGGGGCACCGTCTTTTCAGAATTCTGTCACTACTTCAATCTGGAGAAGACAGCCGGCCGGCTTGATCTGCTGCTCACAGATTTTCAGTTTGGACCGGCCTGCAAGGTCGTACTTGCGATTCGCGACCAGGTTCAGAGCGCGCCCGTCCGCACAGCCCTCAATTCAGAACCATGTGATTCCCAAGAGGAGTCGCCGCTACTCACGACCGTCTAA
- a CDS encoding TraR/DksA family transcriptional regulator, producing MPHTSSSNRTQKMAQTKHLKIQPRTSTHFADLLRELNRLRAVLTRETMISHMFMTEPELFPDPIDQAAAEHELDVALSVNILAIEKLRRIEQALTSMHAHSYGICSRCAQKIPEARLKVQPDSLLCVPCLSLVKQEAAGN from the coding sequence ATGCCACACACAAGTTCCTCAAACCGCACCCAAAAAATGGCTCAGACGAAACACCTGAAGATCCAGCCGCGGACCAGCACACACTTCGCGGATCTTCTGCGAGAACTCAATAGACTTCGAGCGGTGCTCACACGCGAAACCATGATCTCCCATATGTTCATGACAGAACCGGAACTCTTCCCCGATCCTATCGACCAGGCCGCGGCTGAGCATGAGCTCGATGTCGCCTTGTCCGTGAATATTCTCGCGATCGAGAAGCTTCGACGGATTGAGCAGGCGCTCACGTCTATGCATGCGCATTCATATGGCATCTGTTCCCGCTGCGCTCAAAAGATCCCCGAGGCCAGGCTGAAGGTGCAGCCGGATTCGCTCTTGTGCGTCCCCTGTCTCTCCCTCGTCAAACAAGAAGCCGCCGGAAATTAA
- a CDS encoding response regulator transcription factor, translating into MPLAPKKVLIVEDEADIAQLVKHYLEKEGFHASIAQSGAEALMLIKSGHPDLLILDLMLPEMDGLEVCKKVRNAPDTALLPIIMLTAKAEESDTIVGLELGADDYVAKPFSPKALIARVKALFRRLERTDDPKQSSFSFGPLVMELSRHEVTVKGKEVALTAKEFGLLEHLLRHPGRVLTRDVLLNAIWGYDYYGTTRTVDVHVRRLKMKIPLLDDAIISVKSLGYKLSDHATEKQR; encoded by the coding sequence ATGCCTCTTGCTCCCAAGAAGGTCCTGATCGTCGAAGATGAGGCGGACATCGCCCAACTCGTGAAACACTACTTGGAGAAGGAAGGGTTTCACGCGAGTATTGCGCAGTCTGGCGCCGAAGCGTTGATGCTCATTAAGTCCGGGCATCCCGACCTTCTGATTCTTGACCTCATGCTGCCAGAAATGGACGGCCTTGAAGTCTGCAAGAAAGTCCGCAACGCGCCGGACACCGCTCTGCTTCCCATCATCATGCTGACGGCCAAAGCCGAGGAGTCGGACACCATTGTCGGACTCGAACTCGGCGCCGACGACTATGTGGCGAAACCGTTCAGTCCCAAAGCATTGATCGCCAGGGTCAAAGCGCTCTTTCGTCGCCTCGAACGGACAGACGATCCCAAGCAATCATCCTTTAGCTTCGGGCCGCTCGTCATGGAACTCTCCCGGCACGAAGTGACCGTGAAGGGCAAAGAGGTCGCACTCACGGCCAAAGAGTTTGGCCTGCTCGAACACCTGCTGCGGCACCCTGGGCGTGTGCTGACACGGGATGTCTTGCTGAATGCCATATGGGGCTACGACTACTATGGGACCACGCGAACCGTGGACGTGCATGTCCGCCGGCTGAAGATGAAAATCCCGCTGCTCGATGACGCCATCATCTCGGTCAAATCGTTGGGGTACAAACTGTCGGACCACGCGACTGAGAAGCAGCGCTAA
- a CDS encoding ImmA/IrrE family metallo-endopeptidase has protein sequence MSTEPTRYRNPDTLLQELGIANPQEIEIETVAQHCGATIVYELLEGCAGRVIGNRDRAIITVNRSARLEQQRFTAAHELGHWIWHRGKVALICDHDQLTREWTGNNKEVAANRYAAELLMPAYLFQPMAAGKPITFDTVRSLAKQFHTSLTATAVRLVELATSPCMAVYSTRDRRTQFIPSAAMKAAEQWPRRTLRPETGAYGLLHREDEPCGPVTLPASVWFGGEEAKIAQVIEDSIPVTTHLVLTLLSWQALSPSASQLSSV, from the coding sequence ATGTCCACTGAACCGACACGCTACAGAAATCCTGACACGTTGCTGCAGGAGCTAGGCATTGCGAATCCTCAAGAGATCGAGATTGAGACCGTAGCCCAGCATTGCGGAGCGACTATCGTCTATGAACTGCTGGAAGGCTGTGCGGGGCGTGTAATTGGCAATCGAGACCGTGCCATCATTACAGTGAATCGGTCAGCTCGTCTTGAGCAACAACGATTCACAGCGGCCCATGAACTTGGACACTGGATTTGGCATCGAGGCAAGGTGGCATTGATCTGCGACCATGATCAACTGACGCGCGAATGGACCGGGAACAATAAAGAAGTGGCCGCGAATCGCTATGCGGCCGAACTGCTGATGCCGGCCTATCTGTTCCAACCTATGGCGGCAGGCAAGCCGATTACGTTCGACACGGTCAGAAGCCTTGCAAAACAGTTCCACACCAGCCTGACGGCAACGGCTGTTCGGTTGGTCGAGCTGGCAACGAGTCCCTGCATGGCAGTGTATTCAACGCGTGACCGCCGGACGCAATTCATCCCCAGCGCGGCCATGAAAGCAGCTGAACAATGGCCGCGACGGACGCTTCGACCTGAAACCGGTGCGTACGGGTTGCTTCATCGAGAGGATGAGCCTTGTGGCCCGGTGACACTCCCAGCGTCAGTTTGGTTTGGAGGAGAAGAGGCCAAAATTGCGCAGGTCATAGAGGATTCGATTCCTGTCACCACCCACCTTGTTTTGACACTCCTCTCCTGGCAGGCTCTGTCGCCGTCAGCGAGTCAACTGTCGTCCGTTTAA
- a CDS encoding ATP-binding protein, whose translation MSQSSTTNRPRVPEGAHPVYTGKYLLPTPPLARLCDDIRRWLDMRAPGAMVEGPQRFGKTRSVRFSIKELKHIYGDNFPVFSFDCRDYRFPSDSVFFGDILDDLGHGMSRSGTATARRARLIQYLCHRAAETDHRRLVLIADEAQKLREFHYKWLVDLYNELERKDITPTMILVGQPELVHQRDAFDKAKQKQIVGRFMVHHHHFDGIQSAKDLKYCLRGYDEGSEFPAQSGWSFTRYFFPSAFEQGWRLAVQSTTLWEAFQEIRTETQLPGKAELPMQYVARSIEYALRKFSNLDDDVAKLSLNQWKEAIVASGYCDAGRYL comes from the coding sequence ATGTCTCAGTCCAGCACTACCAATAGGCCTCGTGTTCCCGAAGGGGCCCACCCTGTCTATACAGGGAAATATCTCCTCCCAACTCCGCCATTGGCACGGCTCTGCGATGACATTCGGCGATGGCTCGATATGCGGGCACCAGGGGCCATGGTAGAAGGGCCGCAACGCTTCGGCAAGACAAGATCTGTCAGATTTTCCATCAAAGAGTTGAAGCATATCTATGGGGACAACTTTCCCGTCTTCTCCTTTGACTGTAGGGACTACCGGTTTCCATCTGATTCCGTGTTCTTCGGTGACATTCTGGATGATCTTGGACACGGCATGAGTCGAAGCGGCACTGCGACGGCAAGGCGTGCACGTCTGATCCAGTATCTCTGCCATCGGGCTGCAGAAACGGATCATCGACGGTTGGTGCTAATTGCTGATGAGGCCCAGAAACTACGAGAGTTTCATTATAAATGGTTGGTTGATCTCTATAACGAATTAGAGCGGAAAGACATCACTCCTACTATGATTCTCGTTGGTCAACCTGAGTTGGTGCATCAACGGGATGCGTTCGACAAGGCCAAACAGAAGCAGATTGTGGGGCGGTTCATGGTTCATCATCACCATTTCGACGGCATCCAGAGCGCGAAAGACTTGAAGTACTGTCTTCGTGGATACGACGAAGGGTCGGAATTTCCTGCGCAAAGCGGATGGTCCTTTACGCGATACTTTTTCCCATCTGCCTTTGAACAAGGATGGCGTCTCGCCGTGCAGAGCACGACGCTGTGGGAGGCCTTTCAGGAAATACGGACCGAAACTCAGTTGCCAGGAAAAGCCGAACTTCCTATGCAATATGTCGCGAGGAGCATTGAATATGCCCTCAGGAAGTTCTCAAACTTAGACGATGATGTCGCAAAGCTATCCCTCAATCAGTGGAAAGAAGCGATCGTCGCGTCAGGATATTGCGATGCGGGCCGGTATTTATGA
- a CDS encoding TrkA C-terminal domain-containing protein, with protein sequence MSLELLGRIQQELSITSSALYETVLAIAERVNRKVQVLRLHSQASSLLSQIEQVQGELGHQIATLCARRPPFSHESTLPSDQLERLLNQAGERIQQLKRTLLGVDSRIRELKQETIHHELLTLQQDLNTRTAAIERFPLVQGSPVIGKTLAEMALPVSIRLVTVLRGPFLVPPDDTLILRVNDVLVIIGLQGDLAKVASSCTPVRHAQSA encoded by the coding sequence ATGTCGCTTGAGCTCCTTGGCCGTATTCAACAAGAATTGTCCATCACAAGTAGCGCACTCTATGAAACCGTGTTGGCCATTGCTGAGCGAGTCAACCGCAAGGTGCAAGTGCTACGCTTGCATAGCCAGGCCTCGAGCTTACTAAGCCAAATCGAACAGGTTCAGGGTGAGCTCGGACATCAGATTGCGACGCTGTGCGCTAGACGACCTCCCTTCAGTCATGAGTCAACCCTCCCATCCGATCAACTGGAACGTCTCCTGAATCAGGCTGGCGAACGCATTCAGCAGCTCAAACGAACGTTGCTTGGCGTCGACAGTCGTATCCGTGAGCTCAAACAGGAGACGATCCACCATGAGCTTCTGACCCTGCAACAGGACCTGAATACTCGTACTGCGGCCATTGAACGGTTTCCTTTGGTCCAGGGATCGCCAGTCATCGGAAAGACGCTCGCCGAGATGGCGCTTCCTGTATCGATTCGTTTGGTTACGGTCCTTCGTGGACCATTTCTCGTACCGCCAGATGATACCCTCATCCTTCGCGTCAATGATGTCCTGGTCATAATCGGACTGCAGGGTGATCTCGCCAAAGTGGCTTCATCGTGTACTCCTGTTCGGCATGCTCAATCGGCGTAA
- a CDS encoding Do family serine endopeptidase, whose protein sequence is MLVRLIVIGLVFLAWLDLHPAFAAGSVAPKSTDSPGLRLLEEIQTVFTDLAESAKPSVVNLIPLSGAGRGRELPQERVPNASGSGSGVIIDPEGHIITNSHVIGDATEIEVRFSDSTKLIAQVVGKDLDTDLAVLKVTATHPLPSAKFGDSSAVRVGQWVLAVGNPFGLDRTVTLGVVSGIGRENINLSRYENFIQTDASINPGNSGGPLFNLRGEIIGINTAIINFAQGIGFAIPSNMAKQVMEQLVSQGRVTRGWLGVGIQPLTVELSRKFGVNEGEGVLVNEVFEKDPAAAAGIKPGDILTRIDGTLIDTPSRLSRVVAGLLPGATAKVEVVRDQQRLVLDVALIERRDHAVTTSLPHARTDVKLGLDVQDLTPSLADKFKLRESRGVLITKVEPGSLAQSEGLHEGDLIKEVNRVDVGSVGEFSNAVSKVRRGETVLLRMLREGRAFYVVLKSTDP, encoded by the coding sequence ATGCTTGTACGGCTCATCGTCATCGGCCTTGTGTTTTTAGCCTGGCTTGACCTCCATCCAGCCTTCGCCGCTGGGTCCGTCGCGCCAAAGTCGACCGATTCTCCGGGCCTCCGCCTACTGGAAGAAATTCAAACCGTCTTTACCGATCTGGCCGAATCGGCCAAACCCTCAGTGGTCAATCTTATTCCCTTGTCTGGAGCCGGACGTGGTCGAGAATTGCCTCAAGAACGCGTGCCGAATGCATCGGGGTCGGGTTCCGGTGTCATCATCGATCCCGAAGGGCACATCATTACGAATAGCCATGTCATCGGCGATGCGACGGAAATTGAGGTCCGTTTTTCCGACTCTACCAAGTTGATTGCGCAGGTCGTTGGAAAGGATTTGGATACAGACTTGGCCGTCCTGAAAGTGACCGCCACCCATCCCCTCCCCAGCGCGAAGTTCGGGGACTCGTCGGCTGTGCGCGTGGGCCAATGGGTCCTTGCTGTCGGGAACCCGTTCGGACTCGATCGAACGGTCACCCTCGGCGTGGTCAGCGGGATCGGACGGGAGAATATCAATCTCTCGCGTTATGAAAACTTCATTCAAACGGACGCCTCGATCAATCCCGGCAACTCGGGCGGTCCGCTGTTTAATTTGCGCGGTGAAATCATCGGCATCAATACCGCCATTATTAACTTCGCCCAAGGGATCGGGTTCGCGATTCCCTCGAACATGGCGAAGCAAGTGATGGAGCAATTAGTGAGTCAAGGGCGGGTCACACGTGGTTGGTTAGGCGTCGGCATCCAGCCGCTCACGGTGGAGTTATCACGCAAGTTCGGCGTGAACGAAGGCGAAGGGGTGTTGGTCAACGAAGTCTTCGAGAAGGATCCAGCTGCCGCAGCTGGCATCAAACCAGGCGATATCCTGACTCGTATCGACGGCACCTTGATCGACACGCCGAGCCGGCTCTCGCGCGTCGTGGCAGGATTGCTCCCGGGCGCCACGGCGAAGGTTGAAGTCGTCCGCGATCAACAGCGGCTGGTCCTAGACGTCGCCCTCATTGAACGTCGAGACCACGCGGTCACGACGTCGCTTCCTCACGCTCGTACCGATGTCAAGTTAGGCCTCGATGTGCAAGACCTCACGCCGAGCCTCGCCGATAAATTCAAACTGCGGGAAAGCCGTGGGGTGCTGATTACGAAAGTGGAACCTGGCAGTCTTGCCCAATCGGAAGGGCTTCACGAGGGTGATCTCATCAAAGAAGTGAACCGTGTCGATGTGGGATCGGTCGGAGAATTCAGTAATGCGGTCTCTAAAGTGCGGCGGGGCGAAACCGTCCTGCTCCGCATGCTGCGAGAGGGCCGCGCCTTCTATGTGGTGCTCAAATCGACCGATCCCTGA
- the fusA gene encoding elongation factor G → MSERRKESLRNVVLISSAGAGKTSLAEAMLFTAGAVPHLGSIVQGTTVSDFEPEELHRRGSVSTSLLRCSWNHTTINLIDPPGLLNMPGETALALRAADAVILVVGASSGIRNDLTKVWSRITALGLPCLLFLNEMDQDDVSLEGIVAMCQRDLGILPLPMSLAYRRGTQLEGALDLLQQRIIISSIDSSTIQHLAIPEQVRALVKDARKPIQEAVAERNDRLLEQYLAEEELTQEDLMSGLRLAVQAGTIVPLYSGSAIKNSGIVPLLNGIVDFLPSPMDRASNAPLEGLHPDTGETVSRHAVHENPFSGIVFKTLIDPFVGRLSYLRVLSGVLHADSPVFNSSQRSKEKSGHLYWVLGKRHTVVPLAEAGEIVAVGKLKDTQTGDTLCDEHALICYPKTVLPKPVLSFAIEPKTNADIEKVSLGLHKLIEEDPTLEFSRHADTKEMVLSGMGQIHIDLALEKLHRKYGAAVTLHVPKIPYRETIRTTSQAQGKYKKQTGGHGQYADCWLELSPLARGEGFKFESKVIGGAIPRNFIPAVEKGAVDAMHHGSLAGFPLVDCRVAVYDGSYHPVDSSEMAFKIAASMGLKKAVESAHPVLLEPMMTVEVEAPADHIGSVIGDLNARRGRILHVEARDQIEQITALVPMAELLTYCTALNSLTAGRGSYAMEFARYDEVPHELAVQIIEAQKAGTHTAAQ, encoded by the coding sequence ATGAGCGAACGACGCAAGGAGTCACTCAGAAATGTCGTCCTGATCTCGAGTGCCGGTGCCGGGAAGACCTCGCTGGCTGAGGCCATGCTCTTTACCGCCGGCGCAGTGCCTCACCTCGGATCTATCGTACAAGGCACGACCGTCTCGGACTTCGAGCCGGAAGAATTACACCGACGTGGTTCCGTGAGTACCAGTCTTCTCCGTTGTTCCTGGAATCACACCACCATCAATCTAATCGATCCTCCCGGCCTGCTGAACATGCCCGGGGAAACGGCCCTGGCCTTGCGGGCGGCGGATGCTGTGATTCTGGTAGTCGGCGCTTCATCGGGGATCCGGAACGACCTCACTAAAGTCTGGTCTCGCATTACAGCCCTCGGCTTACCCTGCCTTCTATTCCTCAACGAAATGGATCAAGACGATGTCTCCCTCGAGGGGATTGTCGCAATGTGTCAGCGCGATCTTGGCATCCTGCCATTACCGATGTCGCTGGCTTATAGGCGCGGTACCCAGCTAGAGGGGGCGCTGGATCTCCTGCAACAGCGCATCATCATTTCGAGCATAGACAGCTCCACGATTCAGCATCTGGCAATACCTGAACAAGTAAGGGCTTTGGTAAAGGACGCACGGAAGCCTATTCAGGAGGCAGTAGCAGAACGTAACGATCGTTTACTCGAACAGTACCTCGCTGAGGAAGAGTTGACGCAGGAAGACCTCATGAGTGGACTTCGCCTCGCCGTCCAGGCAGGCACGATTGTTCCGCTCTACAGCGGATCCGCGATCAAGAATAGCGGGATCGTTCCACTCCTGAATGGGATCGTCGATTTTCTGCCTTCGCCAATGGACCGGGCGTCGAACGCTCCGCTGGAAGGACTGCATCCAGATACAGGCGAAACGGTGAGTCGCCATGCCGTTCACGAGAACCCATTTTCCGGGATCGTTTTCAAGACATTGATCGATCCGTTTGTCGGCAGGCTGTCCTATCTGCGGGTCTTGTCGGGGGTGCTCCATGCAGACTCGCCCGTCTTCAATAGTTCTCAGCGTAGCAAAGAGAAAAGCGGACATCTGTACTGGGTGCTGGGGAAGAGACATACGGTCGTGCCTTTGGCCGAAGCAGGGGAGATCGTAGCCGTTGGGAAACTCAAGGATACGCAAACCGGCGACACGCTCTGCGATGAACATGCGCTCATCTGTTATCCGAAGACGGTGCTTCCAAAACCTGTACTGTCCTTTGCGATCGAGCCGAAGACGAACGCCGACATTGAAAAAGTCAGTCTCGGGCTGCATAAGTTGATCGAAGAAGATCCGACGCTTGAGTTTTCGCGACATGCCGACACGAAGGAAATGGTCTTGAGCGGGATGGGTCAGATACACATCGATCTCGCGCTCGAAAAATTGCACCGCAAATACGGTGCGGCGGTGACCCTCCACGTGCCGAAAATTCCCTATCGGGAAACCATTCGCACGACGTCACAGGCGCAGGGTAAATATAAGAAACAAACCGGAGGACATGGCCAGTATGCAGATTGCTGGCTGGAACTTTCGCCTCTGGCGCGAGGGGAGGGTTTCAAGTTTGAGAGCAAGGTCATAGGCGGAGCGATCCCACGAAACTTTATTCCGGCTGTGGAGAAAGGGGCGGTCGACGCCATGCACCATGGAAGTCTTGCGGGATTTCCTCTCGTCGATTGCCGAGTGGCCGTGTACGATGGGTCGTATCATCCCGTGGATTCCTCAGAGATGGCGTTTAAGATCGCCGCGTCGATGGGGCTCAAAAAGGCTGTCGAATCGGCTCATCCTGTTTTATTGGAGCCGATGATGACAGTGGAAGTCGAGGCGCCGGCGGATCACATCGGTAGCGTGATCGGGGACTTGAATGCGCGTCGAGGGCGCATTCTCCACGTCGAGGCACGAGACCAGATCGAGCAAATCACGGCTCTTGTCCCAATGGCAGAGCTGCTGACGTACTGCACAGCCTTGAACTCACTCACAGCGGGACGGGGCAGTTATGCGATGGAATTCGCGCGATACGACGAAGTGCCTCACGAGCTCGCAGTTCAAATCATTGAGGCACAGAAAGCAGGGACTCACACGGCCGCGCAGTAA
- the radC gene encoding DNA repair protein RadC, with protein sequence MASKKAGHGITQWPETERPRERLLAQGPQILTDAQLLAILLRVGRQGYSAVHVGMEILDRLGGMAGLAQCGIEELCAIPGVGEAKAAQLKAAVELGRRALAGPLIKGTKITSSRDLFNHYHPTLRDLRHEIFKVVLLDAKHAILRDATVSTGSLTLSIVHPREVFTLAVKESAAAVIFLHNHPSGDPTPSQEDRALTARLVSAGEVLGIRVLDHLVVGDGRYVSFADQGWLADHCADA encoded by the coding sequence ATGGCCAGCAAGAAAGCAGGGCATGGCATCACTCAATGGCCCGAAACAGAACGACCCCGTGAACGATTATTAGCTCAAGGTCCACAGATACTGACCGACGCCCAACTATTAGCCATTCTTCTTCGAGTGGGTCGTCAGGGGTATTCAGCCGTACATGTTGGAATGGAAATCCTTGATCGGCTCGGTGGTATGGCTGGACTGGCACAATGTGGGATCGAAGAACTCTGCGCGATTCCCGGTGTTGGAGAAGCGAAAGCGGCTCAATTAAAAGCCGCGGTTGAGCTGGGGCGACGTGCCCTTGCTGGCCCCCTGATAAAAGGGACCAAAATTACCTCCAGTCGTGACCTCTTCAACCATTACCATCCCACCTTGCGTGATCTGCGTCACGAAATCTTCAAAGTGGTGTTACTCGATGCCAAACATGCCATCTTGCGTGATGCGACGGTCTCGACCGGTAGCCTGACCCTCAGCATCGTCCATCCACGAGAAGTTTTCACCCTCGCGGTCAAAGAATCTGCGGCAGCAGTCATATTTCTTCATAACCATCCCAGTGGAGACCCGACACCAAGTCAGGAAGATCGAGCTCTGACGGCTCGATTAGTATCGGCAGGGGAAGTGCTCGGCATTCGAGTCCTTGACCATCTCGTCGTCGGCGATGGGCGTTATGTCAGTTTTGCCGATCAAGGTTGGCTGGCAGACCATTGTGCCGACGCATGA